One Malassezia vespertilionis chromosome 6, complete sequence genomic window, agcacgctcGACGGCAGACGCTTTGCCGCGACATTTctgaagcgccgcaaggaaGATGCGTTCCGTGCAGTGGCCGTGTAATAGCATAGAGTGTAGAAAGCGTTTGCCaacggcgcgctgttgAGATAATGTATGCGTGCTTCGTTCGGCGTTTTACTGGGGCATGGAAAGGCTGCGTTGTGGTTCTGTTTGCTCGACTAGAAAGCTTGGTATGTATCGATCTACAAAAATGCGTACGCTCATTCtaccgtgcgctgcagttCTGTGAGCTGCGCACCTACAGACTGTGCCTCTTTGGGCTGCGTTTCTGTGGCTGGCTTTGCCGGCGGATCCATCTCCATTGCTTGTGGTTCCGACGTCTGGTAATCGCGCTTGCCATCCTCGCCTTCGTCCTCCGAGTCCTCCAAATCACCATCTCGCTGGACACGCTTAtcgcgcaggcgctggatcTTGCTACCGCGCACATCTGGGTCGTCCTTATCAtcgtcctcctcctccaTTGCTAGATCATGCGCAAGGCGTGGCTCGACATGGCCTTGCACAgacggcacaggcgctACGTGTCGGAGTGTTTCAAAGACCTTTTCTTTGACTTTGTCGAGGTACTCGGGCGTGTTTAGATTCTCCATGTTGCTCGGCACAACATCGAGTCGGTAGTCTGGCCCAAAGTACTCGTAGTATTCATTCACCGGCAGAATCGAGTTCAGTTCATGGCCAGCGGCAAGGCCCGTTTCGTAGGCCCAAGCGCGGCTCACATTGCGCATCGTGTAGCCTCCGCCACCGAGCAGTAGCAACGGAAGCCCAAAGCTCTTGACAAATTCGACACACTTTGCATGCCCATGCATCGACAGATTGAAGCAGCCAAGTCGGTCACCGGCAAGCGAGTCGGAGCCGCATTGCAGTACTACAGCGCTCGGCTGGTACTGCTCCATAATCCGCTGCATCACTGGCTGAAAGACGCTGTGGTACGTCGCGTCGGTGATCCCGTCCCTGAGCGGCACATTGACCGCGTAGTTTTTTCCTTTGCCAAATCCAGTATCGCGCAACTCGCCCGTACCCGGGAAAAACTCGCCGTACTTGTGGAAGGAGCACGTCATGACGCGGTCAGTGGTATAGAAAGCTTCTTCGACACCGTCGCCATGGTGTACATCGATGTCAATGTACAAGACACGCGGGTGATAGCGCAACAGTTCCAGGATGCCAAGCACGATATCGTTGATATAGCAAAACCCGCTCGCTTCGCCTTTTTTCGCATGATGCAGGCCGCCAGCCCAGTTCACGGCGATGTCGCACTTGTCGCGCGAgagacgcgcagcgccctCTGTGGGTCAGTACTGTGCTACAATACACACCCATCGAGCCGCCtgccgagatggagcaGTACTCGAACAGTCCATCAAACACGGGACAATCGTCGCCGACATTGTCTGCAATTAGCACATGCACTGTACACACATTTTgcttgctcgcgcacataTGCGTCTACATTATCCGGCGTAACGCGATGCAAAAAGTCGACATACTCGTCCGTGTGGAATTGCGACATTTCACGCTTGGTGGCAGGCTTTGCACGCTGTTGTCAGTGATGCCTGTCACGTACAAAGATCTCCATCTTTTTGTACAGGCCATAGTTCATCACGAGCGAATGGCACATACGGATCCTAGTGGGCTTCATCGGATGACCAGGCCCGTAATGGTAGTTGCCGATGTCCGAATCAAAAAAGTAGCATACCCGCGAAGGGTTGCTGGATTTGGAAATTGGGCGCATGAGTGGCGTACTACCAGGGTTGTGCATTACCAACCCGGATGAGCCGCCGTCCGCATTCGATGGCAGGTACGTCGACTCCATCCTTGCTACGCTCTCCGCGAAcgagcagatgcagcgTCGCCTTCGACGCAATGCCACGTGACATTCAggcccgcgccgccggcacTCGACCTGGCTCGGTAGCGACCATGTCGAAATCGGCTACACAGCAGGCGGCAGGGCGCTCCTTGATCGCCCTGATTGCCGACGAAGTACGTGGGAATGAATGCTTACCTATCAGGACTCGACTACGGGGTTTATTCTCGCGGGCATTGGCGACGTCGACAAGAAGGGAAACAAAAACTTTTTCGTGGTCGACAACAAGGTGCCTGTCGCGGCTATTGAAGAGGCGTTTGTCGCATATACTACGGAGCGGGAAGACATTGCCATTGTGCTTATCAACCAGCACATTGCCGATAAAATCCGGCCGCTGATGGAAAAGTATACGCAAGCGTTCCCAGCGGTGCTCGAGATCCCCAGCAAAGACCACCCTTACGGTAGGTGCTCCTTAGAAGCGCTGACAACAGATCCGGCTAAGGATGCTATTTTGAAGCGCGTCCAAAAGGTCCGTTTTATTGCATGGCTGACCCCAGCTTTTCGGCGAATAAGTATTTTTATGCCGTACAGCTCCTGCGTGCATAGTTTGGTAACATAGTAAATGAAATGGAGTAACGACTATTGTAGTGCTATACAAGTCGTTAGACGTGAAGAAAagatgcaggcgcaccgccgcgaaGACGCAGCACGAGATGGAGCGTAGACTCTTTCTGGATGTTGTAATCGCTCAACGTACGGCCATCCTCAAGCTGTTTACCAGCAAAAATCAAGCGCTGTTGGTCCGGGGGAATACCCTCCTTGTCTTGGATCTTGGCCTTGACGTTTTCAATGGTATCCGAAGATTCCACTTCAAGGGTGATGGTCTTTCCCGTAAGGGTCTTGACAAAGACTTGCATACCGCCGCGAAGACGCAGCACAAGATGGAGCGTAGACTCTTTCTGGATGTTGTAATCGCTCAACGTACGGCCATCCTCAAGCTGTTTACCAGCAAAAATCAAGCGCTGTTGGTCCGGGGGAATACCCTCCTTGTCTTGGATCTTGGCCTTGACGTTTTCAATGGTATCCGAAGATTCCACTTCAAGGGTGATGGTCTTTCCCGTAAGGGTCTTGACAAAGACTTGCATACCGCCGCGAAGACGCAGCACAAGATGGAGCGTAGACTCTTTCTGGATGTTGTAATCGCTCAACGTACGGCCATCCTCAAGCTGTTTACCAGCAAAAATCAAGCGCTGTTGGTCCGGGGGAATACCCTCCTTGTCTTGGATCTTGGCCTTGACGTTTTCAATGGTATCCGAAGATTCCACTTCAAGGGTGATGGTCTTTCCCGTAAGGGTCTTGACAAAGACTTGCATACCGCCGCGAAGACGCAGCACAAGATGGAGCGTAGACTCTTTCTGGATGTTGTAATCGCTCAACGTACGGCCATCCTCAAGCTGTTTACCAGCAAAAATCAAGCGCTGTTGGTCCGGGGGAATACCCTCCTTGTCTTGGATCTTGGCCTTGACGTTTTCAATGGTATCCGAAGATTCCACTTCAAGGGTGATGGTCTTTCCCGTAAGTGTTTTCACAAAGACCTGCATGATGGTGACGTGAAGAGTTGTACGTAGTGCAGCGATACTGTGGCAATTTATAGCCTTCCCCGGTGGCGCACAACAAAACATTCGGCCGAGGAAAAGATAGGAAGACTTCGCAACTTTGGGGTACCTACAAGGCCCATAACGTTGACGATGAGCGCACGGACCTCAAATCTTTTCTGCACGTGTCATGGCGCAAAGTGTGGCTATTGGTATTTTTCTAGTGGGAGCGCTTGTGGGGTACCTTGTAAGCAACAACCGCACACCTCGTTGGAGAGATTATGAAGCATCAGATTCCGAGGATGAAGGGCTAGATGATACGGGTGCAGAACAAGAAGAGTGCAAAATGGTACGTGCAGTTGTGCTACATTGACACCAAGGTTCTCGGCGTGCGTATGGACCTCAAAATGGATAAGGGAAAAATCGCGGCTCAGTGTGGGTATGTATTCCCTTTGTTTTGACTTGAGACATGCGACATTAGCAGCCTACATAGCTGCGAAGCGGACACGCCCCGAGGTGCGTACTCAACACCGCACTTACCACAGTACGTGCGCACCTGGCGGTCTTTTGGGTACGTATTGCATACGACGCTGACACGCTAGGCAGACGAAAATTGCAATTAAGGTCCCTGACGAAGGGCACCTTTTAGCGCTGTGCAAGTCTGCAAAGGAGCTTGGTATTCCTGCGAGTGTAATCCAGGATGCGTACGTTACCAGCCTATACTTATCCCAGCGGCCGCACACAAGTAAAGCCCGGAAGCAAAACTGTGATTGGGCTGGGCCCCGCACCGGTCTCACAAATAGATCGACTTACGCGTCAGTTTAAGCTGTTATAATGAGCGATAGGCTACATATGCCATGCTATGGGTATCGTCTGCATCACTTCCCCATCAATGTATTGAGCAGCGTATTCGAATGCGTAGTTTGAGGAGCACGGGGTTCGCTCGCGGGTTGCGGTGCATTCAGAATAGACAAAAGGCTTGCTGGCTGGACACCACTGTGCTGCGGAGagagctgctgcggcgtACCGTCTGAAGGCGTAACGCATTGGCTTTGCGATGGAGGCGTTCCTATCGCGCCGAGACGAAACGGTGTGATTGAACGCGATGTATTCTTTGCAGGACTCAAAGCATGTGTAGGCGTAGGTATTTTCGAGGAGGTTTGTGCCGGGCCCAGCAATGTCGACAAGAGGTTTTGTTGGTGGCTCGCTGGCGGGGCTTGCGGCATGTTTTGTGGTTGCGCTGGAAAAAGCGTCTGGGGCATGGATTGTTGGCCTGCATGGGGCGGCGGCCCTTGTTGGTACAAAGGGTGCATTtgatgctgcgctgcaagcgaCTCGTGTACATCAAGAGACCTGGAAGCCGCACTGGCTGGCTGCAAGCTCGGCACCAGCTGTGGGTGATGTGCTCCGGTAAGTGTAGCCAACAGCATatcgcgcggtgcaggctgcggcggtgcgccgatGCCCAAGATCGACAGCAtccgcttgcgctgctcatcTTTTTGCTCACTTTGTGCATTCTGTGGCTGCTGCGATGGCGCAAGGCCAAGCAAGtttcgcagcgccgcggtccCATCCACACGATGCTCTTTCTGCtcaggcgcaggcgcaggaaCGGGCTTGGATCCGTGCAAGAGATGGAGCAAAAGCTTGGCCGAGTttggctctggctctggcttCTGAGCGTGTTGTGGCGTGGGCGCTGGCACTTGCTGTGCCGCGGTGTGCATACCCCGATCCTTGGTcatttgctgcgccgtggcggGCGGCAGGTCGATAATGCCAGGGACGGTGCTCGGCGCAGACAAACGTGCCGCAGCCTGGGGCTGCGCACTGCCAAACAAGGCGTCCAGACTGACGCTGGCCCCGCCAGCATTCTTTGGAGCCGGCGTAGACGGCCTGTTTggatgcgtgcgcttgttTGCACTGATCCACTGTCGCAATCGGCTGACGAACGGGGTGACATGGTAAAACTTTCCCCCTAGCTCGGCGTTGGGCTTTTTCGGGCTCTTCAGTGTGGGCAAGTCCGCAATGCGGAACCATGCAATCTGGGAAATTTCGAACCTTGTCAGCGTCTCCAGCTTGGTATCTTCCTTTACGCCCGGCACGATAAACACACGAATTTTCTGCTCGTGCATCGTGCGCTCCAAGTAGTCATTGCTATCCGCAGGGAGCAACGCGCCGGCATCGAAGCCCGTTTCTTCCCACACTTCACGCACTGCACAATCGCGTTCCGACTCGTCCTGGTTGATCTTGCCTTTCGGGAATGTCCAGGAGCCTTTCCCGCTCCATCCTTTGACCAGGATGCATTTGTCCCACGTCTCGTTGAGGAGAATCGCGCCGCATACGGGCACGCGTGTCTTGTACTGCAAGAACTGCGAGTAGACCTTTTCAAAGCTTTTCGGCCCCTGCGCCAGGTACAAGCCAATGAGCGGCACAGCGAGTGACGAGAcctgcagcagctcctgcGCAAACCGACGCAGGTTCATCTTCGGAAGGTCCgagtgcgcggcacacacAAAATCGAGGTAGAACCAGTGCGCCTGCTCGACCTGAAATACGATCCGCTCAATACTTGCGAGCTCATTTGCAGGCAAGTTCACTATAAATCGGCAGCTTAGATCCTCGAGCTCGTTTTTGACCGTAGTCGTTTTTGGCGTGCACAGCAGCTCCTCTGCCGTGACTTTTCCCATCGTGGGCCGTGACAAGGcggccggcgcgcgcgagcacaATGTCACGTGGTCCGGCAGTGGGCTACCACTTCGCTGTGACTACCATGGGGAGCCGCATACCGACGAGTGCGCGTGCCCTGCGGCCCGTGTTCTACCGCATGAAAAGCACAGCGGCGGTGATGCGTGCAGTTCCTTCGAGCGAGTATGGTTCCCGCCCGATCGCTGAGGAGCGCTCGTGGGAGCCGACGGCTGCAAGGCGTGTTTGGAGTCGCGGGGAAGTGCAGGCGCTGTTTGACATGCCGCTCTTGGAGCTCGTGTTCAAGGCAGGTACCGTGCACCGCGAGAACCACGATCcacagcgcgtgcagcttTGCACGCTGATGAATATCAAGGAGGGTGGCTGCTCGGAAAACTGTTCCTATTGCTCGCAAAGCAGTCGCTATTCGACGCACTCGAAAGCGTCGCCGTTGGAGCAGGTCGACTCGGTACTTACggaggcgcgccgagcgaaGGAGAACGGCAGCACACGTTTCTGcatgggcgctgcatggcgcgaGATTGGCGGCCGGAAGCGTGGGTTTAACCGAATCCTCGAGATGGTGCGCGAGATTCGCGGCATGGGAATGGAAGTGTGCACGACGCTCGGGATGCTGACTCCTGAGCAGGCACAGTTGCTCAAAGAGGCGGGCCTCTCTGCGTACAACCACAATCTGGACACAAGTCGCGAGTACTACGGAAAAGTGATTACATCGCGTACCTACGACGACCGGCTCCAAACCATTGCCAATGTGCGTGACGCTGGCATCCACGTCTGCTCCGGCGGTATTCTTGGGCTGGGTGAGGATGAAAAAGACCGCGTGGGCCTGATTTGGGAAATGAACCGCCTGCCCACTGCGCCGGAGAGTTTCCCTGTGAATGCGCTTGTGGCGATCAAAGGCACTCCCATGGAAGGGCAGGAGCCAGTGTCGTTCCAGGAGCTGCTACGCACCATTGCGACTGCGCGGATTGTGCTGCCCACGACGATCGTACGCATCGCTGCCGGGCGTCAGCTTTTCACAGAGTCTGAGCAGGCGATGGCTTTCCTCGCCGGCGCCAACGCCATATTTActggcgagcgcatgctTACTACGCCGACCAGCTCCTGGGACCAGGACAAGGCGATGCTTGGGCGCTGGGGGCTTACGGGCATGAAGAGTTTCGAGAAGAAGCGTCTCCCGCCACTGGCGaaggatgcagcgcagctcgagtttgccgctgcggaTCTGGAGCTAGCCGCCGCGTCCCTGGAAGGCAGCGCGCCCGCGCAACCTACACGCACTGTAGCTGGTCCGGCGTCGGTAGCCTAGCGTAGTAGCGCACGTGCACGCTGACATAATCaagtgcaagcgcgccctTGCAATTCGCACGCCGTGTGGATTGCTGCAAAGTCCactgctgcacagcgccgggCACGTTGCGCGGATCCATACTAGAATGTATGTGCGAGAGCCGCCTATGGCGCTTGCAAAAGCGCTCGTGTATCTTACATGGACATCGACACCGCTCGCATGGGCATATGCGATCTTTTATATAGCCCTGCGTGCGTGCTATACACAGAATCTCCCCACACTCGTGCGCCATATCCTGCAAGGCACGCTTCCCgttggcgcgcaaaaacaTGCGCGTCTTTCCCAGTGTTTTTCGCTCCGGATCCTCTTTTTCTACTCGGTGCTCGAGGCCTTCTTTTCTCTGTACTACGCGCGCCTCATCAAAAAGGTGCAGAAACCCAAGTTCTCGCACACCGCATCGCGTGAATATGTGGTGAAAGCCATCACGTctgccgtgcgcgacggcctGGCCACTGACGACGGCAAGTGTGACCCAGTTTCTGACGTAGTCCTGGACGTCAAGTCGCCAGCGCACCTTCCGCGCATCAGCAAGCGTCTCGACTACGACGATCCAAGGGCGGTGCGTTTCCGCAAAGAGATGAACGGCTGGTTTATAGGCATCGACGACCACCAGATCACCTCGAACgatctgcgcgcgtggTTTTCCTGGTCGCTCTTTGGCAAGCACTACGCCGAGCTCAAAGCCGAGGTCGAGACGGCGCCCACCGACCAGCACCGCCAGCACCAGCTCGAGTTTATCGAGGACGCAGTCGCGCTATTTTCTGCACGCAGTGGTCTGGAACGCTTCCCCGACGACGTCAACCTCACGCCTGCCGAGCTGCGGCTCAAGCGGATCATGCTCCTCACGCTCGACCCCGTGGAGGTGAACATGCGACCCCTTGCCTTGTACGCCACCTTCAAAGCACTGAACATGTACGCGTACGCTGCCTGGGCGTGGCGCTACGGTCTGGAGCGGCACACGATCGGCTCTGTTGACTATCTGATCTACATCCCCCCCGGGTGGCGCGTCCAGGACGcggccagcggcgcggcgcccctCCCCCTCGTCTTTCTGCACGGCCTCGGCATCGGGATTGCGGAGTACTTTTTCCTGGTGCGCGCCATGTTTGACGCGCGCCACGAGATTCCCGCGCGCCCCGTGCTGATTCCCCTGCAGCCGTGGACCTCTGCTGACATTTTCTCTGCGCGTTTTTTGGAGCCGTGGAACGCAGACGAGTGTGCCTCGCTGGTGCTCGGCATGTTTGAGCGCTATGGCTTCCAAAAGTGCGGCGTCACAGTCCTTTCGCACTCGATGGGCACCATTCTGCATGCGTGGCTCCTCAAGCGCTACCCCACGCTGCTGAAGCGCTCCACGTTTGTCGACCCCGTGTGCTTCCAGCTCTGGGCGCCCCATTTGTGCTACCGTTTC contains:
- the RPD3 gene encoding histone deacetylase (EggNog:ENOG503NVD7; COG:B), whose amino-acid sequence is MKPTRIRMCHSLVMNYGLYKKMEIFRAKPATKREMSQFHTDEYVDFLHRVTPDNVDAYVREQAKYNVGDDCPVFDGLFEYCSISAGGSMEGAARLSRDKCDIAVNWAGGLHHAKKGEASGFCYINDIVLGILELLRYHPRVLYIDIDVHHGDGVEEAFYTTDRVMTCSFHKYGEFFPGTGELRDTGFGKGKNYAVNVPLRDGITDATYHSVFQPVMQRIMEQYQPSAVVLQCGSDSLAGDRLGCFNLSMHGHAKCVEFVKSFGLPLLLLGGGGYTMRNVSRAWAYETGLAAGHELNSILPVNEYYEYFGPDYRLDVVPSNMENLNTPEYLDKVKEKVFETLRHVAPVPSVQGHVEPRLAHDLAMEEEDDDKDDPDVRGSKIQRLRDKRVQRDGDLEDSEDEGEDGKRDYQTSEPQAMEMDPPAKPATETQPKEAQSVGAQLTELQRTVE
- the BIO2 gene encoding biotin synthase (EggNog:ENOG503NVE4; COG:H) produces the protein MGSRIPTSARALRPVFYRMKSTAAVMRAVPSSEYGSRPIAEERSWEPTAARRVWSRGEVQALFDMPLLELVFKAGTVHRENHDPQRVQLCTLMNIKEGGCSENCSYCSQSSRYSTHSKASPLEQVDSVLTEARRAKENGSTRFCMGAAWREIGGRKRGFNRILEMVREIRGMGMEVCTTLGMLTPEQAQLLKEAGLSAYNHNLDTSREYYGKVITSRTYDDRLQTIANVRDAGIHVCSGGILGLGEDEKDRVGLIWEMNRLPTAPESFPVNALVAIKGTPMEGQEPVSFQELLRTIATARIVLPTTIVRIAAGRQLFTESEQAMAFLAGANAIFTGERMLTTPTSSWDQDKAMLGRWGLTGMKSFEKKRLPPLAKDAAQLEFAAADLELAAASLEGSAPAQPTRTVAGPASVA
- the DCP2 gene encoding 5'-(N(7)-methylguanosine 5'-triphospho)-[mRNA] hydrolase (COG:A; EggNog:ENOG503NYHF), translating into MGKVTAEELLCTPKTTTVKNELEDLSCRFIVNLPANELASIERIVFQVEQAHWFYLDFVCAAHSDLPKMNLRRFAQELLQVSSLAVPLIGLYLAQGPKSFEKVYSQFLQYKTRVPVCGAILLNETWDKCILVKGWSGKGSWTFPKGKINQDESERDCAVREVWEETGFDAGALLPADSNDYLERTMHEQKIRVFIVPGVKEDTKLETLTRFEISQIAWFRIADLPTLKSPKKPNAELGGKFYHVTPFVSRLRQWISANKRTHPNRPSTPAPKNAGGASVSLDALFGSAQPQAAARLSAPSTVPGIIDLPPATAQQMTKDRGMHTAAQQVPAPTPQHAQKPEPEPNSAKLLLHLLHGSKPVPAPAPEQKEHRVDGTAALRNLLGLAPSQQPQNAQSEQKDEQRKRMLSILGIGAPPQPAPRDMLLATLTGAHHPQLVPSLQPASAASRSLDVHESLAAQHQMHPLYQQGPPPHAGQQSMPQTLFPAQPQNMPQAPPASHQQNLLSTLLGPAQTSSKIPTPTHALSPAKNTSRSITPFRLGAIGTPPSQSQCVTPSDGTPQQLSPQHSGVQPASLLSILNAPQPASEPRAPQTTHSNTLLNTLMGK
- a CDS encoding uncharacterized protein (TransMembrane:2 (o6-28i62-82o); EggNog:ENOG503Q543); amino-acid sequence: MALAKALVYLTWTSTPLAWAYAIFYIALRACYTQNLPTLVRHILQGTLPVGAQKHARLSQCFSLRILFFYSVLEAFFSLYYARLIKKVQKPKFSHTASREYVVKAITSAVRDGLATDDGKCDPVSDVVLDVKSPAHLPRISKRLDYDDPRAVRFRKEMNGWFIGIDDHQITSNDLRAWFSWSLFGKHYAELKAEVETAPTDQHRQHQLEFIEDAVALFSARSGLERFPDDVNLTPAELRLKRIMLLTLDPVEVNMRPLALYATFKALNMYAYAAWAWRYGLERHTIGSVDYLIYIPPGWRVQDAASGAAPLPLVFLHGLGIGIAEYFFLVRAMFDARHEIPARPVLIPLQPWTSADIFSARFLEPWNADECASLVLGMFERYGFQKCGVTVLSHSMGTILHAWLLKRYPTLLKRSTFVDPVCFQLWAPHLCYRFLYKKPASFVEYSLRYFVAREVGTANVLMRNFDWSANVLLLDEIPHRTDPQRVRIYLAGSDTVVDAPLLRDFLVRNGMKQVLHYTPGLHHGAFVMGPVNCNAQILQELAAPL
- the VMA7 gene encoding H(+)-transporting V1 sector ATPase subunit F (COG:C; BUSCO:EOG09265FI4; EggNog:ENOG503P3TN) translates to MSKSATQQAAGRSLIALIADEDSTTGFILAGIGDVDKKGNKNFFVVDNKVPVAAIEEAFVAYTTEREDIAIVLINQHIADKIRPLMEKYTQAFPAVLEIPSKDHPYDPAKDAILKRVQKLLRA